CGCCATCTCCTGACTTTTCGCTACATGGGGGCTTACCACACGGTCAAGCCCCATACCTATGGGGTTGACGCGCGCGGCGAGTTCATGCTTCGCGCCCTCGAGGTCGACGGCCGGTGGCGGCTGTTCCACGTCAGCGAAATGAGCGACATCACGGTGCAGCCCACGCGCTTCACCGGGGTCCATCCGCAGCACCGCATCAACGACAAGTATTTCGTGGACATCATCGCGCAGCTCTACTGAGCCCTTGCCGCGCCCGCAGGCCGGCGATGTGCCGTTCCGCGCCACAATCGGGCCTCATGCGCAAACACTTTTCCGAGACCACCGGCCCGCAGCGCCTGATCTACGGCCTGGCCGTGGGGGCGGCCACCGTGGCGCTGCCCTGGCCGCTGGCGTTGCCCACGCGCGGCCTGCTGGCTTGGTGCCTGGGGGCGGCGGTCTACCTGGTGCTGGCCTGGTGGCTGGCCGTGGAGTTCGACGCCGAGCGCACCCGGCACCGGGTGCGGGCCCAGGACCAGCGCGCCCTGGTGCTGTTCATGGTCATGGTGGTGGCGGTGCTGGCCAGCGTGGCGGCCATCGCCCTGATGCTGCAGCAGGTCAAGGGGCTGTCGGGCGCCCAGCGGTCCGCCCACATCGTGCTGTCGATGCTGGCGCTGGCCTGTTCGTGGCTGCTGATCCAGGCCATCTTCGCGTTCCGCTACGCGCACCGCTACTACCGCGACGATCCGCCCGGCCGCGCCGTCGGCAGCGGGCTGGAGTTTCCCGGCGGGCAGAACCCCGACTACTTCGATTTCATGTACTACTCCCACGTGGTGGGTATGACCTCGCAGGTGTCCGACGTGCAGATCACCTCGCGCGAGATGCGCCGCCTCACGCTGGTCCACAGCGTGCTGGCCTTCGGCTTCAACATGCTGGTGCTGGCCCTGAGCATCAACGTGGTGGCCGGCGCGATGCAGTAGGCGCAGGCCGGCCCGCCGCCTCAGCCTTCGCGCGCCAGCTTCTTCAGCGCCACCTTGTCGGCGCGCCGCACCGCCGCCTGCGACTTGCGGTGCGAGCCGGCCTTGCGCCGCGCGGCGGCGGCCACCAGCGGGTTGCGCGGCTTCGGGGCGGCCAGCTTGAGCTTGATCTTGCGCGCGGAGCTCATCGCCACAGCTTGACGAGGCCGGTCGACAGCGCCGTGCCCGCCACGATCACCGCGCCGCACAGCAGCATCCAGCCGGTCACGGCTTCGCCCAGCAGCAGTGCGCCGTAGATCACGGCGAACACCGGCACCACGAAGGTCACGGCCAGCGCGCGCGCCGGGCCGGCATGCTCGATCAGGCGGAAGTAGAGGATGTAGGCGACGCCGGTGCACAGCACGCCCACCGCGATTAGCGCGCCCCAGGCCTGCAGGCTGGGCGCCTGCGCGGGCCAGAACCACAGCGCGGGCAAGGCCAGGCCGAGCGTGGCGCCGACCTGGCTGCCGGTGGCGGTGACCAGCGGCGGCAGGCCGCTCAGGTAGCGCTTGGCGTAGCTGGCCGAGATGCCGTAGCACAGCGTGGCCACGAGGCAGGCCAGCACGGCCCAGCCCGGCGCGATGCCCGAGGCGTCGGGCTTGAAGCTGGCCTTGTCCCAGGCCAGCATGGCAACGCCGACGAAGCCCACCGCCAGCCCGACGATGCGCGAGCCATGCGGCCGGTCCTTGAGCCAGAGCCAGGCCACGATGGCGCCGAACAGCGGCACCGTGGCGTTGAGGATGGCCGACAGCCCCGTGGTGATGGACAGCAGCGCGAACGAGAAGCAGGCGAACGGGATGCCGGAGTTGAGCACGCCTACCACCAGCACGGCCTTCCAGTGCTTGAGCAGGTCGGGCCCGAGCCCGCGCCACAGCAGGAGGGGCAGCAGGAACAGCGCCGCGATCGCCACGCGCAGCGCCGCCGTGGGCAGCGCGCCGAACTCCACCGTGGCCACCCGCATGAACAGGAACGACGCGCCCCAGATCGCCGACAGGAGCACGAAATCGAGCAGCCACGGCTTGGCGGCGCTGGCGGGCGCGGAGGCCGAAGAGGCGGCCCCGCTCACCGTGCGCCCTCAAGCTGCAGCAGCGCGCTCTTGCGCTCCAGCCCGCCGGCATAGCCGGTGAGCGAGCCGTCGGCGCCGAGCACCCGATGGCAGGGCACGATCACGCTCAGCGGGTTGCGGCCCACCGCCGCGCCCACGGCGCGCACGGCGGCCGGTTTGCCGATGCGCGTGCTCAGCTCGCCGTAGCTCGCGGTGGCGCCGCTCGGAATGCGCAGCAGCGCCTGCCAGACCAGTTGCTGGAACGGCGTGCCGCCCTGCAGGTCGAGCGGCAGCTCGAACACCGTGCGCCGGCCGGCGAAGTAGTCCTGCAACTGCTGCTCGGCCAGTAGCAGCAGCGGGTGGCCGCTCGCATGCGGCCAGGCCCCGGGCCCATCGACCTGCGGCGGCAGGTGGCGCTGGCCCTCGAACCAGACGCCCGCCAGCCCCTTGGCCGTGGCGGCGATGATCACCACGCCCAGCGGGCTGGCAAACCGGGTTTGCACGATGGATGTGTCAAATTTCATGATGAATCACCTCATGGTCCGCGTCGTGCGGACATTGTCTGCTATGGATTTGGGAGCAGCCTGGGGCTGGGCCGGCACCGGGCTGGCGCTCCAGGCGCGGATCACGGCATAGCTGCGCCAGGGCTTCCAGGCCTGCGAGGCGGCTTCGGCCTCGCGCGCCGGCTGCTTGCTGCCCTGCACGCCCAGCGCCTTGTGCAGCGCCACGTCGCCGGCCGGGAAGGCGTCGGGCCAGCGCAGCGCGCGCATGGCGACGTACTGCGCCGTCCAGTCGCCGATGCCGGGCAGTTCCTTCAACGCCGCCACGGTGGCGTGCACGTCGGCGCCGCCGTGCAGCGCAAGACGCCTGTCCGCCACGGCCTGCGCGATCGCCACGATGGCGGCCTGGCGCTGGCGCACGATGCCGAGCTGGCCCAGGGCGTCGCCGCCGGCCTGCGCCAGCACGGCGGGCGCGGGGAACAGGCGCGTCAGCTCGGAGAAGGGCGTGTCGATCGGCTCGCCGAAGCGGTCCACCATGCGCTGCGCCAGCGTGCGCGCGGCCGCCACCGTGATCTGCTGGCCCAGCACGGCGCGCACGGCCAGCTCGTAGCCGTCCATCGCGCCCGGCACGCGCAGGCCGTCGCCTTCGGGAAAGCTCGCGTGCAGCACGGCATTGATGGCCTTCGGGTCGGCGTCCAGGTCGAGCATGGCGCGCAGCCGGCGGATCACCAGCGGCAGCACCTCGCGCAGCGAATCGCTCACGTGCAGCAGCACCTGGCAGCGCGCTTCGTCGAACTCGGCGCTCAGCCAGCCGGCATGCGCGCGGCCGCCGGCCTCGGTGCGGAAGGTGCGCCGGATCGCGGGGCTGCCGGGGCCGCCATCGATGGACTCCACGGCATGCAGCACGCGTTTGCCGAAGAAGCCGAGCAGGGCCGGCACGTCGTAGGGCGGCCGGTAGCCGAGCTTGACGGCCTGGCCCAGGCCGGATGCTGCGGCGCCGTCGCGCCGCAATTGCGTCGGGTTCAGCCCGTAGTGCTGCACGAAGGCGGCGTTGAAGCGCCGCACGCTGGCAAAGCCGCTGGCCAGGGCGATCTGGGTCACAGGCAGGCTGGTGTCCGCCAGCAGCTGCTTGGCCGTGAGCAGGCGGCGCGTCTGCAGGTACTGCAGCGGCGAGACGCCGAACTGCGCCTCGAAGATGCGGCGCAGGTGGCGGTCGCTCACGCCGAGCTTGTGTGCCAGTTGTTCCACCGAAGGCGCAGCGGCCGGCGTGGGGGCCATGCTTTCCCAGATGTCGGGCTCGTCCAGCAGCCGGGCGGCCTGGTGCGCGAGGATGTAGGAGGCGTCCTGGATCGACCACACCACCGAGTGCGGCGCCAGCTCGGGCCGGCAGCGCAGGCAGGGCCGGAAGCCCGCGCGCTCGGCCTGCGCGGCATGGCCGAAGAAGCGGCAGTTCTCGCGCTTGGGCGTCTTCACGCGGCACACCGGGCGGCAGTAGATGCCGGTGGAGGTGACGCCGGTGAAGAAGCAGCCGTCGAAGCGCGCGTCCCGCGCCTTGAGGGCGAGGTAGCAGGCGTCGGGCGCGATGGTGGCGGTATCGGGCGGCATGGTGCTGATGATAGGCCCGCGGCGGGTTTTGACTCGCCGTTTCCGGACATGTCCACACGCCTACAATCCGGGCAGCTTTCCAGGAACCATGCAAGGGACACGCTTCATGCAGCTCGCCGCCTCCATTTTCAAGGCCTACGACATCCGCGGCATCGTGCCGTCCACGCTCACGCCCGAGGTGGCCGAGGCGCTGGGCCGCTCGTTCGGCACCATCGCGCGGGCCGAGGGCGAGACCACGGTGGCGGTGGGCCGCGACGGCCGCCTGTCGGGGCCGGATCTGAGCGCCGCGCTGGTGCGCGGGCTGGTGGCCGCCGGCATCGACGTGATCGACGTCGGCACGGTCACCACCCCGATGCTGTATTTCGCCGCCAACACGCTGTGCGCCAGCGGCATCCAGGTCACGGGCAGCCACAACCCCAAGGACTACAACGGCTTCAAGATGGTGATGGGCGGCCGCGCCATCTACGGCGAAGAGATCCAGGCCCTGCGCCGCATGATGGAGGCCGGGAACTGGGTGCTGCAGGCCGGCGGCCGGGTGCGCAACGTGAACGTGCTGGCGCCGTACCGCGACCGCATCGCCGGCGACATCAGGCTGGCGCGCCCCTTGAAGATCGTGATCGACTCGGGCAACGGCATCGCCGGCGCCTCGGCGCCCGGCATCTTCCGCGCGCTGGGCTGCGAGGTGACCGAGCTGTACAGCGAGGTCGACGGCAATTTCCCCAACCACCACCCCGACCCGAGCAAGCCCGAGAACCTGCAGGACCTGATCGCCGCGCTGAAGGCCACCGGCGCCGAGCTGGGCCTGGCTTTCGACGGCGACGGCGATCGCCTGGGCATCGTGACGAAGGACGGGCAGAACATCTACCCCGACCGCCAGATGATGCTGTTCGCGCAGGACGTGCTGTCGCGCGTGCCGGGCGGCACCATCCTGTTCGACGTCAAGTGCTCGCAGCGCCTGGCGCCGGCCATCCGCGCGGCCGGCGGCCAGCCGCTGATGTACAAGACTGGCCATTCGCTGATCAAGGCCAAGATGAAGGAGATCGGTTCGCCGCTGGGCGGCGAGATGAGCGGCCACATCTTCTTCAAGGAGCGCTGGTTCGGCTTTGACGACGGCACCTACGCCGGCTGCCGCCTGCTCGAAATCCTCAGCCGGTCGCCCGACGCCAGCGCCGTGCTCAATGCCCTGCCCACCAGCTTCTCGACGCCCGAGCTCAATGTGGCATGCGCCGAGGGCGAGCCGCACCGCGTCACGGCCGAGCTGCAGGCCAAGGCCGCGGCGGCGTTCGCCGAGCCCGCCGTCATTTCCGATATTGATGGCCTGCGCGTGGACTGGCCCGACGGCTTCGGCCTGATCCGCGCCTCCAACACCACGCCGGTGCTGGTGCTGCGCTTCGAGGGGCACACCGAAGCCGCGCTCGACCGCATCGAGGCCGATCTGCTGGCCCTGCTGCGCAGCGTCAAGCCCGATGCGCGCATCGAGGCCGGCGCGCACTGATCCGAGCCCTGACACGCGCCCGCCGTTCCGTGAACATCCTGATCGTCAAAGTCTCGTCGCTGGGCGACGTGGTCCATACCATGCCCGCCGTGCAGGACCTGCGCCAGGCCCTGCCGGGCGCCCGCATCGACTGGGTGGTCGAGCGCGGCTTCGCGCCGCTGGTGCGCCGCTGCGCCGGCGTCAGCCGCGTGATCGAGCTCGACCTGCGGCGCTGGCGCAAGTCGCCGCTGTCGGCGGGGGTGCGCCGCGAATGGCAGGCGTTTCGCGCCGCGCTGCGCCAGCAGCCCTATGACGCGGTGATCGACCTGCAGGGCCTGACCAAGTCGGCCCTGGTGGCCTGGCTGGCGGCGCTGGCGCCCGGCGGGCGGCGCTACGCGCTGGCCAACCGCACCGACGGCGCCGGCTACGAGCCGCCCACGCGCTGGGTGGCCGACGTGGCGGTGCCGATCGAGCCGCACACCCATGCCGTGATGCGTTCGCGCGAGCTGTGCGCGCGGGCGCTCGGCTATCAAGTCCCCGATTTGGAGTGTTTTGGGCTGGAGGTCCAGGCGCAGCGGTCATTGGATGCTATC
This Variovorax terrae DNA region includes the following protein-coding sequences:
- a CDS encoding methylated-DNA--[protein]-cysteine S-methyltransferase, giving the protein MKFDTSIVQTRFASPLGVVIIAATAKGLAGVWFEGQRHLPPQVDGPGAWPHASGHPLLLLAEQQLQDYFAGRRTVFELPLDLQGGTPFQQLVWQALLRIPSGATASYGELSTRIGKPAAVRAVGAAVGRNPLSVIVPCHRVLGADGSLTGYAGGLERKSALLQLEGAR
- the waaC gene encoding lipopolysaccharide heptosyltransferase I, whose protein sequence is MNILIVKVSSLGDVVHTMPAVQDLRQALPGARIDWVVERGFAPLVRRCAGVSRVIELDLRRWRKSPLSAGVRREWQAFRAALRQQPYDAVIDLQGLTKSALVAWLAALAPGGRRYALANRTDGAGYEPPTRWVADVAVPIEPHTHAVMRSRELCARALGYQVPDLECFGLEVQAQRSLDAIEKGVARAPVAFVHGTSRADKQWPLAHWIELGRRLNAEGHAVALPHGSEEELRRSEALARELPLARVWPRLALDALADEMAGCAGVVGVDSGLSHIAVALGLPHVQIYNFDTAWRTGPTGSARQCSVFAQPAPTVDAVWQAWQQVSATGSRQ
- a CDS encoding WYL domain-containing protein translates to MNIAVAVRNRHLLTFRYMGAYHTVKPHTYGVDARGEFMLRALEVDGRWRLFHVSEMSDITVQPTRFTGVHPQHRINDKYFVDIIAQLY
- a CDS encoding DNA-3-methyladenine glycosylase 2 family protein, whose product is MPPDTATIAPDACYLALKARDARFDGCFFTGVTSTGIYCRPVCRVKTPKRENCRFFGHAAQAERAGFRPCLRCRPELAPHSVVWSIQDASYILAHQAARLLDEPDIWESMAPTPAAAPSVEQLAHKLGVSDRHLRRIFEAQFGVSPLQYLQTRRLLTAKQLLADTSLPVTQIALASGFASVRRFNAAFVQHYGLNPTQLRRDGAAASGLGQAVKLGYRPPYDVPALLGFFGKRVLHAVESIDGGPGSPAIRRTFRTEAGGRAHAGWLSAEFDEARCQVLLHVSDSLREVLPLVIRRLRAMLDLDADPKAINAVLHASFPEGDGLRVPGAMDGYELAVRAVLGQQITVAAARTLAQRMVDRFGEPIDTPFSELTRLFPAPAVLAQAGGDALGQLGIVRQRQAAIVAIAQAVADRRLALHGGADVHATVAALKELPGIGDWTAQYVAMRALRWPDAFPAGDVALHKALGVQGSKQPAREAEAASQAWKPWRSYAVIRAWSASPVPAQPQAAPKSIADNVRTTRTMR
- a CDS encoding DMT family transporter produces the protein MSGAASSASAPASAAKPWLLDFVLLSAIWGASFLFMRVATVEFGALPTAALRVAIAALFLLPLLLWRGLGPDLLKHWKAVLVVGVLNSGIPFACFSFALLSITTGLSAILNATVPLFGAIVAWLWLKDRPHGSRIVGLAVGFVGVAMLAWDKASFKPDASGIAPGWAVLACLVATLCYGISASYAKRYLSGLPPLVTATGSQVGATLGLALPALWFWPAQAPSLQAWGALIAVGVLCTGVAYILYFRLIEHAGPARALAVTFVVPVFAVIYGALLLGEAVTGWMLLCGAVIVAGTALSTGLVKLWR
- a CDS encoding phosphomannomutase/phosphoglucomutase, which codes for MQLAASIFKAYDIRGIVPSTLTPEVAEALGRSFGTIARAEGETTVAVGRDGRLSGPDLSAALVRGLVAAGIDVIDVGTVTTPMLYFAANTLCASGIQVTGSHNPKDYNGFKMVMGGRAIYGEEIQALRRMMEAGNWVLQAGGRVRNVNVLAPYRDRIAGDIRLARPLKIVIDSGNGIAGASAPGIFRALGCEVTELYSEVDGNFPNHHPDPSKPENLQDLIAALKATGAELGLAFDGDGDRLGIVTKDGQNIYPDRQMMLFAQDVLSRVPGGTILFDVKCSQRLAPAIRAAGGQPLMYKTGHSLIKAKMKEIGSPLGGEMSGHIFFKERWFGFDDGTYAGCRLLEILSRSPDASAVLNALPTSFSTPELNVACAEGEPHRVTAELQAKAAAAFAEPAVISDIDGLRVDWPDGFGLIRASNTTPVLVLRFEGHTEAALDRIEADLLALLRSVKPDARIEAGAH
- a CDS encoding DUF1345 domain-containing protein — its product is MRKHFSETTGPQRLIYGLAVGAATVALPWPLALPTRGLLAWCLGAAVYLVLAWWLAVEFDAERTRHRVRAQDQRALVLFMVMVVAVLASVAAIALMLQQVKGLSGAQRSAHIVLSMLALACSWLLIQAIFAFRYAHRYYRDDPPGRAVGSGLEFPGGQNPDYFDFMYYSHVVGMTSQVSDVQITSREMRRLTLVHSVLAFGFNMLVLALSINVVAGAMQ